A single Vallitalea okinawensis DNA region contains:
- a CDS encoding arylsulfatase, whose product MNPSNVLLIMTDQQRFDTLGCYGNVEIETPNLDWLASQGTVFEKAYTPSPSCIPARACLLTGMSTWSTGILGMGTGQGPMGVGFKHTLPGELSSAGYHTQGIGKMHFYPQRALNGFHNTVLDESGRVEDDNFVSDYNQWFHENKNGSYEAVDHGIGWNSWMARPYHAPEYLHPTNWTVNEALKFLNQRDPSKPFFLKVSFARPHSPYDAVPYYFNHYNNKELPEPWVGQWAEENAICTELYDEDSWRGKHKDEETHRARAGYYGNINHIDHQLGRLFRYLKSAGQLDNTMIIFTSDHGDMLGDHHLWRKTYAYEGSAHIPLLIKLPSNAKENHVPRVTQPVLLQDIMPTILSTCHLYIPDTVEGLNLLPAIRGGEIEREYIHGEHTECYSPEQEMQYLTDGKMKYIWFPRTGNEQLFNLKKDPKELYNLVTSDDNDVPKQLRIWRERMIQVFVDRNIDIGTIEGLTKWSTTIQSPHYLKRVKKSFK is encoded by the coding sequence ATGAATCCATCTAATGTACTACTGATTATGACTGATCAACAACGCTTCGATACCTTGGGTTGTTATGGTAATGTAGAGATTGAAACACCTAACTTAGATTGGCTGGCATCTCAAGGAACGGTTTTTGAAAAGGCTTATACCCCTTCACCCTCTTGTATCCCAGCGAGAGCCTGTCTATTAACAGGGATGAGTACCTGGAGTACTGGAATTCTAGGTATGGGTACTGGTCAAGGTCCAATGGGGGTTGGATTTAAGCATACTTTGCCTGGTGAATTATCTTCAGCTGGATATCATACTCAAGGTATCGGTAAAATGCATTTTTATCCTCAACGTGCTCTTAACGGATTCCATAACACGGTGCTTGATGAGTCTGGAAGAGTTGAAGATGATAACTTTGTATCCGATTATAATCAATGGTTTCATGAGAACAAAAATGGTAGTTATGAAGCTGTAGATCATGGAATAGGTTGGAACAGTTGGATGGCAAGACCATATCATGCTCCAGAATATCTACATCCTACCAATTGGACAGTTAATGAAGCTCTTAAATTTCTTAATCAAAGAGATCCTAGTAAACCATTTTTCTTAAAGGTATCTTTCGCAAGACCTCACTCACCTTATGATGCTGTTCCATATTATTTTAACCATTATAACAATAAGGAGTTACCTGAGCCTTGGGTGGGTCAATGGGCAGAAGAAAATGCCATTTGTACTGAACTTTATGATGAAGATTCTTGGCGTGGAAAACATAAGGACGAAGAAACTCATCGTGCCCGTGCAGGCTATTATGGTAATATCAATCATATCGATCATCAATTAGGTAGGTTATTCAGATATTTAAAAAGTGCTGGTCAACTTGATAACACTATGATTATCTTCACCTCGGACCACGGTGATATGTTAGGAGATCATCACTTATGGCGTAAGACATATGCTTATGAAGGCTCAGCCCATATTCCTCTGCTAATAAAGTTACCATCCAATGCAAAAGAGAACCATGTGCCTAGAGTGACTCAGCCTGTTTTATTGCAGGACATAATGCCTACTATTTTATCAACATGTCATTTATACATACCTGATACTGTAGAAGGACTCAATTTATTACCTGCTATAAGAGGGGGAGAAATTGAACGTGAGTATATCCATGGTGAGCATACTGAGTGTTATTCACCTGAACAAGAAATGCAATACTTAACAGATGGCAAGATGAAATACATATGGTTTCCTCGCACAGGTAATGAACAATTATTTAATCTAAAAAAAGATCCAAAGGAGTTGTATAATTTAGTTACATCTGATGACAATGATGTTCCTAAACAACTTAGAATTTGGCGGGAACGTATGATCCAAGTTTTTGTTGACCGAAATATAGATATAGGAACTATAGAAGGATTAACTAAATGGTCTACCACCATTCAATCGCCTCACTATCTAAAAAGGGTAAAGAAGTCCTTTAAATAG
- a CDS encoding WG repeat-containing protein, which produces MKLVKYYTIGLVFCLLIYSLYGCTSNESFEWGFIDKTGTIVIEPQYANTTGFYEGLAGVQVGDTETGKWGFINFSGEIVIEPEYDFAYYFNEGYAPIRVGDEEQGLWGYINQKGEITIKPQYSYTRGFSEGLAPVRIETSENVYQWGFINTSGDMVIEPKYYDASIFRDGLAPVYISNESYNGWAYIDQTGEIVLQTDYYIVSIFSEGLANIKNGDEESGAWGYINTKGEVIIEPQFDVYAHYFSDGLAKYVAEVISDEQAMWGFIDQRGKVVIEPKYYNAGEFIDGLAPVNIDGNWGYINKTGENVIEAQFMAAGNFGEGLAPVIQK; this is translated from the coding sequence GTGAAACTAGTAAAGTATTATACCATAGGTTTAGTTTTTTGTTTACTTATATACTCTTTGTATGGATGTACATCAAATGAGTCATTTGAATGGGGATTCATTGATAAAACAGGTACTATAGTTATTGAGCCCCAATATGCTAATACGACAGGTTTTTATGAAGGATTAGCAGGCGTACAAGTAGGTGACACGGAAACAGGAAAGTGGGGTTTTATTAATTTTTCAGGGGAAATAGTTATTGAACCTGAATATGACTTTGCTTATTATTTTAATGAAGGCTATGCTCCTATTCGAGTAGGGGACGAAGAACAAGGGCTCTGGGGATACATTAATCAGAAGGGCGAAATAACAATAAAGCCCCAATATAGTTATACAAGGGGTTTTAGTGAAGGCTTGGCGCCAGTACGCATTGAAACTAGTGAAAATGTTTATCAATGGGGGTTTATTAACACTTCTGGCGACATGGTTATTGAGCCTAAATATTACGATGCATCAATATTTAGAGATGGTTTGGCTCCAGTATATATTTCTAATGAAAGTTATAATGGATGGGCTTATATTGATCAAACAGGTGAAATAGTTCTACAAACGGATTATTATATTGTATCCATATTCAGTGAAGGTTTAGCTAACATAAAGAATGGGGATGAAGAATCCGGAGCGTGGGGTTATATTAATACAAAAGGTGAAGTAATTATTGAGCCCCAGTTTGATGTCTATGCTCATTACTTTTCAGATGGATTGGCTAAATATGTTGCTGAAGTCATTAGTGATGAACAAGCAATGTGGGGGTTCATTGATCAAAGAGGAAAAGTTGTTATAGAACCTAAATATTACAATGCAGGTGAGTTCATAGATGGCTTAGCCCCAGTCAATATAGATGGCAATTGGGGATATATCAATAAAACAGGTGAAAACGTTATTGAAGCTCAATTTATGGCTGCAGGAAATTTTGGAGAAGGCTTAGCACCAGTTATTCAGAAATAA
- a CDS encoding sugar ABC transporter ATP-binding protein, with protein MSEYILEMQNISKVFPGVKALDKVQLQLRPGKVHALMGENGAGKSTLMKCLIGIHPPTEGQIIYKGEVVTMPDTNTALNMGISMIHQELSPILHRSVMENIWLGREPKMGGFLVDHKKMYDMTKELLEDLELELDPKEKMVNLTVAKMQMIEIAKAVSYNSEVVIMDEPTSALTDREVDHLFRIIKRLRQNGTAIIYISHKMDEIFQISDDITILRDGQYISTHLAEDLDTNKLISLMVGRELNEMFPKIDCEIGEEKIRVDNLTVEGVFNDVSFNVRKGEILGIAGLVGAGRTEVIETIFGMRKKTSGSIYIDDKEVQIDSPEDAIAHKIALLTEDRRHTGVFPMLSVKDNTSIANMKNYVNKFGFLNHKKIKEDCEEYKKAIRVKTPSLEQAIQNLSGGNQQKVLVARWLLTNPEILILDEPTRGIDVGAKSEIHSLITSLANEGRTIIMISSELPEVLGMSDRVVVMHEGRVTGIIDRTEANQEVVMKYATNSMNKVS; from the coding sequence ATGAGTGAATACATTTTGGAGATGCAGAATATTTCAAAAGTATTTCCAGGAGTCAAAGCTTTAGATAAAGTACAATTACAGTTACGTCCCGGTAAAGTCCACGCTTTAATGGGTGAAAACGGAGCTGGAAAATCAACCTTAATGAAATGTCTAATAGGTATTCACCCACCAACAGAGGGGCAAATTATTTATAAAGGCGAAGTTGTTACTATGCCAGATACAAATACAGCCCTTAACATGGGTATATCTATGATTCATCAAGAGTTAAGCCCTATTTTACACCGTAGTGTTATGGAAAACATTTGGCTGGGTAGAGAACCTAAAATGGGTGGATTCCTGGTTGATCACAAGAAAATGTATGATATGACAAAAGAGTTACTTGAAGATTTGGAATTAGAACTTGACCCAAAAGAAAAGATGGTTAATTTAACAGTCGCAAAAATGCAAATGATAGAAATCGCAAAAGCAGTATCCTATAATTCAGAAGTTGTTATTATGGATGAACCAACATCCGCCCTTACAGATCGCGAAGTAGATCACTTGTTCAGAATAATCAAAAGATTAAGACAAAACGGAACAGCAATTATTTATATTTCTCATAAAATGGACGAAATCTTCCAGATATCTGATGATATAACGATACTTAGGGATGGACAATATATTTCTACGCATTTAGCTGAAGATTTAGATACCAATAAATTAATCTCATTGATGGTTGGCCGTGAATTGAATGAAATGTTCCCCAAAATTGATTGTGAAATTGGTGAAGAGAAAATCAGAGTGGATAATCTCACAGTTGAAGGGGTATTCAATGACGTCAGTTTTAATGTAAGAAAAGGTGAGATTCTAGGTATAGCTGGCTTAGTTGGTGCTGGACGTACGGAAGTTATTGAAACCATATTTGGAATGCGTAAGAAAACATCAGGAAGTATTTATATTGATGACAAGGAAGTACAAATAGATTCACCAGAAGATGCTATTGCACACAAAATAGCACTCTTAACTGAAGATAGAAGACATACTGGGGTATTCCCAATGCTATCTGTTAAAGACAATACTAGCATCGCTAATATGAAAAATTATGTTAATAAATTTGGGTTTTTGAACCATAAAAAAATCAAAGAAGATTGTGAAGAGTATAAAAAAGCAATACGTGTTAAGACGCCAAGCTTAGAACAAGCCATTCAAAATCTAAGTGGTGGTAATCAACAAAAGGTACTCGTTGCTAGATGGCTTTTAACAAATCCAGAAATTCTCATCCTTGATGAGCCTACAAGAGGTATTGATGTAGGAGCGAAGTCAGAGATCCATAGTCTAATTACCAGCTTAGCAAATGAGGGTAGAACCATTATAATGATTAGTTCAGAATTGCCAGAAGTACTAGGTATGAGCGATAGAGTTGTCGTTATGCACGAAGGTAGAGTAACGGGTATCATTGATCGTACTGAAGCTAATCAAGAAGTCGTTATGAAGTATGCCACAAATAGTATGAATAAGGTTTCATAA
- a CDS encoding patatin-like phospholipase family protein: MKTALVLSGGGAKGAYEIGAWKAFNEFNIEFDILSGTSIGALNGLLMATKTYEYAKEMWFSIEENLAESMYADMAKLSEDDMDTINRVFKEPHLVNELVHIKGALNNSYLSELIKTTLKDCKIKKDFYVCSVIVNEEPEPHYFNLKEKDHEFVSKAVISSASIPVISDAVEINGAYYFDGGILQNTPITPVLEHDCDLIITSLLKTKDLDHLKVFTHKPILPLLPSEHLGDFKTGTMNFSRKAVELKMELGYNDTYKMLKTLKALF; the protein is encoded by the coding sequence ATGAAAACTGCTTTAGTTTTATCTGGTGGAGGGGCAAAAGGTGCTTACGAAATTGGTGCTTGGAAAGCATTTAATGAGTTTAATATTGAATTTGATATTTTATCAGGAACATCCATAGGAGCCTTAAATGGCTTATTGATGGCTACAAAAACTTATGAGTATGCTAAGGAAATGTGGTTTTCCATAGAAGAAAACTTAGCTGAGTCCATGTATGCGGATATGGCTAAGCTTTCAGAAGATGATATGGATACTATCAATCGTGTGTTCAAAGAGCCTCATTTAGTAAATGAATTAGTCCATATTAAGGGAGCTCTTAATAACTCCTATTTATCAGAGCTAATTAAAACAACCCTTAAGGATTGCAAAATAAAAAAAGATTTTTATGTCTGTTCAGTCATCGTCAATGAAGAACCTGAACCCCATTATTTTAATTTAAAAGAGAAAGACCATGAATTCGTTTCTAAGGCAGTTATCTCATCAGCATCCATTCCTGTCATCAGTGATGCTGTTGAAATTAATGGAGCTTACTATTTTGATGGTGGTATTTTGCAAAACACACCAATAACCCCTGTTCTTGAGCATGACTGTGACCTTATCATTACTTCGTTACTGAAGACAAAGGACCTGGACCATTTAAAGGTGTTTACTCATAAACCAATTTTACCACTTCTACCTTCAGAACATTTAGGGGACTTCAAAACAGGTACCATGAATTTTTCAAGGAAAGCAGTAGAACTAAAAATGGAGTTAGGTTATAACGATACTTATAAAATGTTAAAAACATTAAAGGCATTATTCTAA
- a CDS encoding AraC family transcriptional regulator, which yields MFEYQNTNTDIYYFESGEQVCIPSHDYGPAVRDYFLIHYIIKGKGIFRTKDREYELQSKQGFIIHPNKVTYYKADRKDPWHYIWVGFNGKRAKEYLKLANLSEKNPIFTYDLDDEVLTTTIRKMTRLGIQLRDNDFELMAHLYMYLSMLADNNCHHLKVDKLSNKDKYLQQSFKYVQANYWHDLTVEDLSNHLNLNRSYLYTIFKEELNLSPQQYIINFRINKAVELLNNQELTIAEVARSVGYQDQFIFSKTFKKQKGLSPKIYRLKKIEKH from the coding sequence ATGTTTGAATACCAAAACACTAATACCGACATATATTATTTTGAGAGTGGGGAACAAGTATGTATACCTTCACATGATTATGGACCAGCCGTAAGAGATTATTTTCTCATCCATTATATTATCAAAGGTAAAGGTATATTTAGGACAAAAGATAGGGAGTACGAACTTCAAAGTAAACAAGGATTTATCATACATCCTAATAAAGTCACTTATTATAAAGCTGATAGAAAAGATCCATGGCATTATATTTGGGTTGGATTCAATGGAAAGCGTGCAAAAGAATATTTAAAATTAGCTAATTTATCTGAGAAAAATCCGATATTTACATATGACTTAGATGATGAGGTATTAACTACAACTATCAGAAAGATGACAAGACTAGGTATACAATTAAGAGATAATGATTTTGAATTAATGGCTCATCTATACATGTATTTATCAATGTTAGCTGATAATAATTGCCACCACCTAAAAGTTGATAAATTATCGAACAAAGATAAATATTTACAGCAGTCTTTTAAATATGTACAAGCTAATTACTGGCATGACTTAACGGTTGAAGATCTTTCAAATCATCTCAATCTTAATCGAAGTTACTTATATACCATATTCAAAGAAGAGTTGAACCTATCACCTCAACAATATATTATTAACTTTAGAATAAATAAAGCAGTAGAGTTATTGAACAATCAGGAATTAACTATAGCAGAAGTTGCTAGATCGGTAGGTTATCAAGATCAATTTATCTTTTCAAAGACCTTTAAGAAGCAAAAGGGATTATCACCAAAAATTTATCGATTAAAGAAAATAGAAAAACACTAA
- a CDS encoding sensor histidine kinase → MFHIKSIRTKLILGCIILSIVPIIIVTTVLYNISGRIIHENTAEAILLNLDSYAEEIDDIFMSLYYDTVEMAFDKQLRSMIKEDDSMGISNYLRDYLRNHAYIDSIYFFDNANNDVITSDENKQIVKVENIQNIDKRYDKKNGSYLINVIERFDYLSNKNYFTIEKALYDSEGGELLGYIQVNVDERTLYYDLLNDMIRLNNGDVLMINSDKVIVSSKRQEDIGDILSKENDIDFITTSKGYSLEEVKEESILKVYSVSKVTKYKLIYYIPEAEIIQDVKKINYIALYSIGISVILIVALWYFYTADLYTPIAQLKDQMLKVGEGDFDIYLEHDREDEMGILINGFNDMIAKVNYLFNEVFRTKYQKKEAELKALQSQITPHFLYNTLNSIRCVAILHEDNAVSQMLESLIDLLRATAGNKNVFIRLEQELSQVEDYVDIIRFRYNDAFKVIYDIEPEAYPLDVPKLIIQPLVENSIQHGLDLRSNEGEIYIKASKDGNNLVIKVIDNGRGISEEEIHAIQNNEEDKSKNLSGIGVYNVDERIKLYYGDEYGLAYQAHEGGGTEAIITLPSTVKRGEVSNDKGTYRR, encoded by the coding sequence ATGTTTCATATAAAGTCTATACGAACAAAGCTTATTCTTGGATGTATTATTTTGAGTATTGTCCCAATCATTATCGTAACTACAGTTCTCTATAATATATCAGGCAGAATAATACATGAAAACACAGCTGAGGCTATTTTACTCAATTTAGACAGCTATGCAGAAGAGATTGACGACATTTTTATGAGTTTATATTATGATACTGTTGAGATGGCTTTCGATAAGCAGTTACGCAGTATGATTAAAGAAGATGATTCTATGGGTATATCTAACTATTTAAGAGATTATCTACGGAATCATGCTTACATTGATTCTATTTATTTTTTTGATAATGCCAATAATGATGTTATTACCTCGGATGAAAATAAACAAATAGTGAAAGTTGAAAATATACAAAATATTGACAAGCGTTATGACAAGAAAAATGGCAGTTATCTTATTAATGTCATTGAACGATTTGATTATTTATCCAATAAAAACTATTTCACTATTGAAAAAGCGCTGTATGATAGCGAGGGGGGAGAACTTCTAGGATATATTCAAGTTAATGTAGATGAAAGAACCCTTTATTATGATCTACTAAACGATATGATTCGTTTAAATAATGGTGATGTTCTCATGATCAATTCTGATAAAGTTATTGTTAGTTCAAAGAGGCAAGAAGATATTGGGGACATACTTTCCAAAGAAAATGATATCGATTTTATTACCACATCTAAGGGGTATTCTTTAGAAGAAGTAAAAGAGGAATCCATATTAAAGGTATATTCCGTTAGTAAAGTAACAAAATATAAGCTAATTTACTATATACCTGAGGCTGAAATCATCCAAGATGTTAAAAAAATTAATTATATCGCTCTATACAGTATTGGCATATCCGTCATTCTTATTGTAGCCTTATGGTATTTTTATACTGCAGATCTTTACACGCCTATAGCGCAACTAAAGGATCAGATGTTAAAAGTTGGTGAAGGTGATTTTGATATTTACCTTGAACATGATCGAGAAGATGAGATGGGGATATTGATCAACGGTTTTAATGACATGATCGCTAAAGTTAATTACCTGTTCAATGAGGTATTCCGAACAAAGTATCAGAAAAAAGAAGCAGAGTTAAAAGCGCTACAGTCTCAAATAACACCTCACTTTCTGTATAATACATTGAACTCTATACGCTGTGTAGCCATACTTCATGAGGACAATGCCGTCAGCCAAATGTTAGAATCATTAATTGACTTATTGCGTGCAACTGCTGGAAATAAGAATGTATTTATTCGACTAGAACAAGAATTATCCCAGGTAGAAGATTATGTTGATATTATTCGTTTTAGATATAATGATGCTTTTAAGGTGATTTATGATATTGAACCAGAGGCTTATCCCTTAGATGTGCCAAAACTCATTATTCAGCCTTTGGTAGAAAACAGCATCCAACATGGGTTAGATTTAAGAAGTAATGAAGGAGAAATTTACATTAAAGCATCTAAGGATGGAAATAATTTAGTAATAAAGGTCATTGATAATGGGAGAGGTATATCCGAAGAAGAAATTCATGCTATACAAAATAATGAAGAAGACAAGTCAAAGAACTTAAGTGGTATTGGTGTCTATAACGTGGACGAACGCATCAAGCTTTATTATGGGGATGAGTATGGCTTGGCTTATCAAGCACATGAAGGTGGAGGAACAGAAGCAATTATTACTTTGCCATCAACGGTTAAAAGGGGGGAAGTAAGTAATGATAAAGGTACTTATCGTAGATGA
- a CDS encoding response regulator transcription factor has product MIKVLIVDDDFPVRMLFKQIIDWNEEGFEIVGEAIDGEEAVNKVAELKPDLIILDIEMPKMNGVEVIKEINARGYKGKIIVISCHDDFKYVKEALKLGATDYLLKNNVNKDKLKDVIHIIKRDLVQEKQNKIEYSTMKRWANKGLHIMKQEYLKNLLLGVNILEEDIQVNIEKLKLNISETNNMIIAIEIDRYTKQVTKIGSQKDYELFNFTIRNIIEEILSESMNGELINLKQRFYVILNIEEWVSESKLRETVYGLVKRVKDSLSKYLDICTTIMIFDQSCSLKDAQAVYKQLKNALKIKFYEGNNRIYYFSQTKPIKNYQLNFDKQKDIQMQEYIKNNQKNELDQLLKEDFQYIRKNYIDPDKVYTYFSEIYLSLEKVCKRNKIAMEQFVQIQDNYYDTIRSMETFDEIEKTVLTIHDKIFDSLKNNIESSNETVKQIVKYMTRHYMDDISLLSASEYVDMNMTYVSHLFKQEMGESFTEYLKGIRIHRAKYLIDTTDKRINEIADLVGIPNKKYFAKLFKEKVGESPSKYKKLKNLS; this is encoded by the coding sequence ATGATAAAGGTACTTATCGTAGATGATGATTTTCCAGTAAGAATGTTATTTAAGCAAATTATAGATTGGAATGAAGAAGGATTTGAAATTGTTGGAGAAGCTATCGATGGAGAAGAAGCCGTTAATAAGGTAGCAGAGCTGAAACCAGATCTCATTATTCTAGATATTGAAATGCCAAAGATGAATGGCGTTGAAGTGATTAAGGAGATAAATGCCAGGGGCTATAAAGGTAAAATTATTGTAATTAGCTGTCACGATGATTTTAAGTATGTTAAAGAGGCTTTAAAGCTAGGGGCTACTGATTATCTTCTTAAGAACAATGTCAACAAAGATAAGTTAAAAGATGTTATCCATATTATTAAAAGAGATTTAGTCCAAGAGAAGCAGAATAAAATAGAATACAGTACCATGAAGAGATGGGCAAATAAAGGCTTACACATCATGAAGCAAGAATACCTTAAGAATCTTCTTTTAGGTGTTAATATACTTGAAGAAGATATTCAGGTAAATATAGAAAAACTGAAATTAAACATTAGTGAGACAAACAACATGATTATAGCAATAGAAATTGATCGTTATACGAAGCAAGTAACCAAAATTGGTTCTCAGAAAGATTATGAATTGTTTAACTTCACTATCCGAAACATCATTGAAGAAATTCTCAGTGAATCCATGAATGGTGAATTAATTAATTTAAAGCAGCGTTTTTATGTCATTTTGAATATTGAAGAATGGGTAAGTGAGAGTAAATTAAGAGAGACGGTCTATGGGTTAGTTAAGCGTGTAAAAGATAGCTTATCAAAATACTTGGATATTTGCACAACGATTATGATTTTTGATCAATCCTGCAGCTTAAAAGATGCTCAAGCAGTCTACAAACAATTAAAAAATGCTTTGAAGATAAAATTTTATGAAGGCAATAATAGGATTTATTACTTCAGTCAAACAAAGCCGATTAAGAATTACCAATTGAATTTTGATAAACAGAAAGATATTCAAATGCAAGAGTATATTAAAAACAACCAAAAAAATGAGTTAGATCAATTATTGAAAGAAGACTTTCAGTATATTAGAAAAAATTATATAGATCCAGATAAAGTATATACTTACTTCTCAGAAATTTATTTATCTCTAGAAAAAGTTTGTAAACGAAATAAGATTGCCATGGAGCAGTTTGTACAGATTCAAGATAACTACTACGACACTATTCGCAGTATGGAAACATTTGATGAAATTGAAAAAACGGTATTAACCATACATGATAAGATTTTTGACAGTCTCAAAAATAACATTGAAAGTTCCAACGAAACAGTGAAACAAATTGTCAAATATATGACTCGACACTACATGGATGATATATCCCTCTTGTCTGCTTCTGAGTATGTTGATATGAATATGACCTATGTCAGTCATCTCTTTAAACAAGAAATGGGAGAAAGCTTCACAGAATATTTAAAGGGAATAAGAATTCATCGAGCTAAATATTTGATTGATACAACAGATAAACGTATTAATGAAATAGCTGATTTAGTAGGCATTCCAAACAAAAAGTATTTTGCCAAACTGTTCAAGGAAAAGGTTGGAGAAAGTCCATCCAAATATAAGAAGCTAAAAAATTTGTCCTAA
- a CDS encoding sugar ABC transporter substrate-binding protein — MRRLMAIMLALVLVVGAFTGCTEADDGVIDIGVSIANFDDTFLMYMKDGMDAYAKELGAEVRVEYVDAKEDMAKQMDQVENFIVQGMDAIVIVPVDTSATEPMTELAVEENVPMVYVNRNPGNLPDGIYYVGSEEIVAGQLQMEFLAEQLGGEGDIAILMGKLDNEGALKRTEGVEEIAAGYDGINIVDKQTGNWQRAEGMTVTEDWLNRFGEEIKAIASNNDDMALGAIQALKDAGREDVMVIGVDATPDGLAALEAGDLSATVFQDASGQGAGAIETAYKTAQGETVDQEVWIPFQLVTPENLSDFK, encoded by the coding sequence ATGAGAAGATTAATGGCGATTATGTTAGCGTTAGTATTAGTTGTAGGTGCTTTTACAGGTTGTACAGAAGCAGATGACGGTGTAATTGATATTGGAGTATCAATCGCAAACTTTGATGATACATTCTTAATGTACATGAAAGATGGTATGGATGCATATGCAAAAGAACTCGGTGCAGAAGTTAGAGTTGAGTATGTAGATGCTAAAGAAGATATGGCAAAACAAATGGATCAAGTTGAAAACTTTATCGTACAAGGTATGGATGCTATTGTTATCGTACCAGTTGATACAAGTGCAACTGAGCCAATGACAGAATTAGCTGTTGAAGAAAATGTACCTATGGTATATGTAAATAGAAATCCTGGTAACTTACCTGATGGTATTTACTATGTAGGTTCTGAAGAAATCGTTGCAGGTCAACTTCAAATGGAATTCTTAGCTGAGCAACTTGGCGGAGAAGGCGACATAGCGATTTTAATGGGTAAACTTGATAACGAGGGTGCTCTTAAGAGAACTGAAGGTGTTGAAGAAATTGCTGCTGGCTATGATGGAATCAATATCGTTGACAAACAAACTGGTAACTGGCAAAGAGCAGAAGGTATGACAGTTACAGAAGACTGGTTAAACCGTTTTGGTGAAGAAATCAAAGCTATTGCAAGTAATAATGATGATATGGCATTAGGAGCTATTCAGGCATTAAAAGATGCTGGTAGAGAAGATGTTATGGTTATTGGTGTAGATGCTACACCTGATGGATTAGCGGCTCTTGAAGCTGGTGATTTATCAGCAACTGTATTCCAAGATGCAAGTGGTCAAGGTGCAGGTGCTATTGAAACAGCTTACAAAACTGCTCAAGGAGAAACTGTAGATCAAGAAGTATGGATTCCATTCCAATTAGTTACTCCTGAGAACTTAAGTGATTTTAAATAG